The Prochlorococcus sp. MIT 1300 genome has a window encoding:
- a CDS encoding iron uptake porin, with protein MKLFQQLLVAPAALGLMAPVAATAAELNINGVSDYAASSEQVTNASQFSDVHPSDWAYQALTNLAEQTGCVAGTPSGNQSMTRFEAAALLNSCLGNVAEASDDVRRLTSEFGPELAVLKGRVDGLSARVGEFEAGQFSSTTKLDGYAIFTLGGISYNDRDDVTTPKDATTMNYTWQANLRSSFTGEDMLYTRLKTGNFGPSMFKSTSDGTYLNHANSNDDTLKVDKLWYSFPVGDNVKAWLGAKIENYYMLASAPSVYKPILKSLKLGGNGAVYGASTGQGFGAAWTQSVDDRSEPRFAVSANYTASSSTGEDADPTKGGILTDGAKGMFLTKVEYGSPRWQVSAAYSHKTADPAASAGFGTVAGRNRTGEQDAIGLRAYWKPEDTGAVPSISVGYDIANIDAKSTGDTEETTAWMIGLSWKDAFIDGNSAGLAFGANQYATEKKGGGDTNDENTVLEAWYTFQVSDNVSVTPAVFALTDPKGDGVKGDDVVGALINTKFKF; from the coding sequence ATGAAACTCTTCCAGCAATTGCTGGTAGCACCTGCTGCGCTTGGCCTTATGGCTCCTGTCGCTGCAACTGCTGCTGAGCTAAACATCAATGGTGTTTCTGACTACGCCGCTTCTAGCGAGCAAGTCACAAATGCTTCTCAATTCTCTGATGTCCATCCTAGTGATTGGGCTTACCAGGCTCTGACCAACTTGGCTGAGCAAACTGGATGCGTAGCTGGAACCCCCAGCGGCAACCAGTCAATGACCCGCTTCGAAGCGGCTGCTCTCCTTAATTCTTGCTTAGGCAACGTCGCTGAAGCTTCTGACGACGTTCGTCGCCTAACCAGCGAGTTCGGCCCTGAACTTGCAGTACTTAAAGGTCGCGTTGATGGCCTAAGTGCTCGTGTTGGCGAGTTTGAAGCAGGTCAGTTCTCCTCAACCACCAAGTTAGATGGTTATGCCATTTTTACTCTTGGAGGAATTTCTTATAACGATCGTGATGATGTCACGACTCCTAAAGATGCCACCACAATGAATTACACGTGGCAGGCCAATTTAAGGAGCAGTTTTACTGGCGAGGACATGCTCTATACCCGTCTAAAGACAGGTAATTTTGGGCCAAGCATGTTCAAGAGTACTTCTGATGGTACCTATTTGAATCATGCTAATAGCAATGACGACACCCTAAAGGTAGATAAGCTTTGGTACAGCTTCCCTGTTGGAGACAACGTTAAGGCCTGGCTGGGTGCAAAGATCGAGAACTACTACATGTTGGCTAGTGCTCCTTCGGTTTATAAGCCAATCTTGAAGTCTCTTAAGTTAGGTGGAAACGGCGCTGTTTATGGTGCGAGCACAGGACAGGGCTTTGGTGCTGCTTGGACTCAGTCAGTCGACGACCGTAGCGAGCCAAGATTTGCGGTTAGTGCTAACTACACTGCTTCTAGCAGTACAGGTGAAGACGCTGATCCAACTAAAGGCGGCATCCTCACTGATGGTGCAAAAGGGATGTTCCTTACCAAAGTCGAGTATGGAAGCCCTCGTTGGCAGGTTTCAGCTGCTTATTCCCACAAGACTGCAGATCCAGCAGCATCGGCTGGATTTGGAACAGTTGCCGGTAGAAACCGTACTGGCGAGCAAGACGCCATAGGTTTAAGGGCTTATTGGAAGCCAGAAGATACTGGTGCAGTCCCATCTATCAGTGTGGGCTATGACATCGCAAACATTGATGCGAAGTCAACAGGTGACACCGAAGAAACTACTGCTTGGATGATTGGTCTTTCATGGAAGGATGCTTTCATTGATGGCAACTCAGCCGGTCTTGCTTTTGGTGCTAACCAGTATGCAACTGAGAAGAAAGGTGGTGGTGATACCAACGATGAGAACACTGTTCTTGAAGCTTGGTATACCTTCCAGGTATCTGACAACGTATCAGTAACTCCAGCAGTATTTGCTTTAACTGATCCAAAGGGTGATGGCGTGAAGGGTGATGATGTTGTCGGCGCCTTGATTAACACTAAATTTAAGTTCTGA
- a CDS encoding chlorophyll a/b binding light-harvesting protein, protein MQTYGNPNVTYDWYAGNSGVTNRSGKFIAAHAAHAGLMMFWAGSFTLFELARYDPSLPMGTQGLICLPHLASLGIGGIEGGVITDLYACTVIGVLHLIFSGVLGAGGLLHSLKFEGDLGDASGRPKKFDFTWDDPDRLTSILGHHLIFLGLGAIQFVEWAKYHGIWDSAQGVVRTVEPNLSASMVWNHQADFLSITSLEDVMGGHGILAFLLISGGAFHIATKQFGEYTQFKGKGLLSAESVLSYSLAGVGYMAFVAAFWCSTNTTVYPTEFYGEVLKLNFEFFPYFTDTASNLSADVHTSRAWLSNAHFFLGFFFLQGHLWHALRGMGFDFRRISNAFENMENVKITVRD, encoded by the coding sequence GTGCAGACCTACGGAAACCCAAACGTTACCTATGATTGGTATGCGGGAAATTCTGGGGTGACTAACCGCTCAGGCAAGTTCATCGCCGCGCATGCAGCCCATGCTGGATTGATGATGTTCTGGGCTGGATCATTCACCCTCTTTGAGTTGGCTAGATATGACCCTTCTTTGCCAATGGGAACTCAGGGTTTAATTTGTTTACCTCATTTAGCCTCTCTGGGTATTGGAGGAATTGAAGGAGGTGTAATTACTGATCTTTATGCATGCACAGTCATAGGGGTTTTGCATCTAATTTTCTCCGGAGTACTTGGTGCTGGTGGACTCCTCCATTCACTCAAGTTCGAAGGTGATCTTGGGGATGCAAGTGGTCGCCCTAAGAAATTTGACTTTACTTGGGACGATCCTGATCGATTGACCTCCATCCTTGGCCATCATCTAATTTTCCTTGGACTCGGCGCTATTCAGTTTGTTGAATGGGCCAAATACCATGGCATTTGGGACAGTGCACAAGGCGTTGTTCGGACTGTTGAACCTAACCTAAGCGCTTCAATGGTTTGGAATCATCAAGCTGATTTCTTATCTATAACCAGCCTGGAGGATGTAATGGGTGGTCATGGAATCTTGGCTTTTCTTCTTATAAGTGGAGGAGCATTCCATATTGCTACTAAGCAATTTGGTGAATACACTCAATTCAAAGGGAAAGGATTGCTTTCAGCTGAATCCGTTCTTTCTTACTCCCTTGCAGGGGTTGGATATATGGCTTTTGTTGCAGCATTTTGGTGTTCAACTAACACCACTGTTTACCCAACAGAATTCTATGGTGAGGTTTTAAAACTTAATTTTGAGTTTTTCCCTTATTTTACTGATACCGCCTCCAATCTTTCAGCAGATGTCCACACTTCTAGAGCTTGGTTATCCAATGCTCATTTTTTCCTAGGGTTCTTTTTCCTACAGGGTCATCTCTGGCATGCTTTAAGAGGTATGGGATTTGATTTTAGACGAATTTCTAATGCTTTTGAAAACATGGAGAATGTCAAAATCACTGTGCGTGATTAG
- the hisF gene encoding imidazole glycerol phosphate synthase subunit HisF — translation MVALRLIPCLDVAAGRVVKGVNFVGLRDAGDPVELACRYSLAGADELVFLDIAASHEGRDTLVELVRRTAEAVTIPFTVGGGIGSIEGITELLRAGADKVSLNSSAVKNPALVKMGADRFGCQCIVVAIDARKRTHGKEGWDVFVKGGRENTGLDVIAWAREVAHLGAGEILLTSMDGDGTQKGYDLHLTKSVAEAVPVPIIASGGAGSIDDIADAFFKGKASAALLASLLHDGILSVEQIKTDLLNRSLPIRPLED, via the coding sequence ATGGTCGCACTTAGATTGATTCCTTGCCTTGATGTGGCCGCTGGTCGAGTTGTTAAGGGTGTCAATTTTGTTGGGTTGAGAGATGCTGGTGATCCAGTCGAATTGGCCTGCAGATACAGCCTTGCTGGTGCAGATGAGTTGGTCTTTTTGGATATTGCAGCTAGTCACGAGGGAAGAGATACCCTGGTCGAGCTTGTTAGGAGGACAGCTGAAGCTGTAACTATTCCTTTTACTGTTGGAGGGGGAATTGGTTCAATTGAAGGGATTACGGAACTTTTAAGAGCAGGAGCGGACAAAGTTAGTTTGAATTCATCTGCAGTTAAAAATCCTGCACTCGTAAAGATGGGTGCCGATCGTTTTGGGTGTCAATGCATTGTGGTAGCCATTGATGCCAGAAAAAGAACCCATGGGAAGGAAGGATGGGATGTCTTCGTCAAGGGTGGTAGAGAAAATACTGGCTTAGACGTCATTGCTTGGGCTAGAGAGGTGGCTCACCTCGGCGCAGGCGAGATTCTTTTGACTTCAATGGATGGCGATGGTACTCAGAAAGGATATGACTTGCATTTAACTAAATCTGTTGCTGAGGCAGTACCTGTTCCAATCATTGCCTCTGGTGGGGCAGGGTCCATAGATGACATTGCAGATGCTTTTTTTAAAGGCAAGGCATCAGCGGCCCTTTTAGCCTCTCTGCTACATGATGGAATACTTTCAGTTGAGCAAATTAAAACAGATTTGTTGAATAGATCTTTGCCAATAAGGCCCTTAGAGGATTAA
- a CDS encoding DUF2862 domain-containing protein, whose protein sequence is MPQTATLAKIGSKVRIDLDRVRDRISSSLTKKLKEDPRGTVLSYKMTDGQGIGLVLELSDGTTSWFFDTELARN, encoded by the coding sequence ATGCCCCAGACTGCCACTCTGGCCAAAATCGGATCAAAAGTCCGAATTGATCTAGATCGCGTTCGTGATCGCATTTCCAGCTCCCTCACTAAAAAGCTAAAGGAAGATCCCCGAGGAACTGTTCTTTCATACAAAATGACTGACGGCCAAGGTATTGGACTTGTCCTTGAACTTAGCGATGGCACAACTAGCTGGTTCTTTGACACAGAATTAGCACGTAATTGA
- a CDS encoding DUF4278 domain-containing protein, giving the protein MTLTYRGQKYQQQKDAGQRQHAVLTYRGQQYQR; this is encoded by the coding sequence ATGACTCTTACCTATCGCGGTCAAAAGTATCAACAGCAAAAAGATGCTGGACAAAGACAGCATGCTGTCTTGACTTATCGAGGTCAGCAGTATCAAAGATAA
- a CDS encoding TVP38/TMEM64 family protein, translating into MNIKSKLKEKSFSLIILLILVLAMFLIYRTIPIEVVQAWLYTLQSQVSLFVLWGPILIFGLRFMSIVIPILPGTYCSVLSGYFFGIPQGLAIIFVADLIACSTSFTLSRRLGRNFIKTLVGKRLMNRVEKFSKNHLEQNFFLLTGLLMSNFFDFVCYGVGLSKIKFRQFLPALVFSILISDTPFVFAGYSIKKIGKTNVQEILSGNATSLQGMPLILFIATAILIFCLAIINIKTTKNNSIDINSRD; encoded by the coding sequence GTGAATATCAAAAGCAAGCTAAAAGAGAAATCATTCTCATTGATCATTTTGTTGATTTTAGTACTAGCAATGTTTTTGATTTATAGAACTATCCCAATAGAGGTTGTTCAGGCTTGGCTCTATACTTTGCAGAGTCAGGTAAGCTTATTTGTTCTCTGGGGGCCAATTTTAATTTTTGGCCTAAGGTTCATGAGCATAGTAATACCTATACTTCCAGGGACCTACTGTTCTGTACTTTCAGGGTACTTTTTTGGAATACCTCAGGGATTAGCTATTATATTTGTTGCAGATTTAATTGCTTGTTCTACTAGCTTTACACTTTCAAGAAGGCTTGGCCGAAACTTTATAAAAACATTGGTAGGTAAAAGGTTAATGAATCGGGTAGAAAAGTTCAGCAAAAATCACTTAGAACAAAATTTCTTCTTATTGACAGGGCTTTTGATGTCAAACTTCTTTGACTTTGTATGTTATGGGGTTGGTCTCAGCAAGATTAAATTTAGACAGTTTCTACCAGCACTTGTTTTTAGCATATTGATTTCAGATACTCCTTTTGTATTCGCTGGTTATAGCATTAAAAAGATTGGAAAAACTAACGTTCAAGAGATACTAAGTGGTAATGCTACTTCTCTGCAAGGCATGCCGCTAATATTATTTATAGCTACAGCTATTCTAATTTTCTGCCTAGCCATAATAAATATAAAGACCACAAAGAATAATTCTATCGACATCAATTCACGAGATTAA
- the chlG gene encoding chlorophyll synthase ChlG, whose protein sequence is MSDARQLLGIKGASETSSTWKLRLQLMKPITWIPLLWGVVCGAAASGNYQWRLPDVIAAIACMIMSGPLLAGYTQTINDYYDREIDAINEPNRPIPSGAISLNQVKLQIWVLLLGGLGVAYLLDLWANHKTPSVFLLALGGSFVSYIYSAPPLKLKQNGWLGNYALGASYIALPWWAGQALFGQLTWATAALTLAYSLAGLGIAVINDFKSVEGDRELGLQSLPVAFGIKKASWISAGMIDVFQLAMVVVLIAIGQHLASVILILLIIPQMTMQDIWLLRDPLAFDVKYQASAQPFLIMGMLVTALAIGHSTLTQIL, encoded by the coding sequence GTGAGCGACGCACGCCAACTTTTAGGCATCAAAGGTGCCTCTGAAACCTCAAGTACTTGGAAACTGCGCTTGCAGTTAATGAAACCAATTACTTGGATCCCTCTCTTATGGGGGGTAGTTTGTGGCGCAGCCGCCAGTGGCAATTACCAATGGCGGCTGCCTGACGTGATCGCTGCAATTGCCTGCATGATCATGAGTGGCCCACTGCTTGCTGGATACACACAAACTATTAATGACTATTACGACAGGGAAATAGATGCGATCAACGAACCCAATAGGCCTATCCCTTCTGGAGCGATTTCGCTCAATCAAGTAAAACTACAAATTTGGGTTCTTCTTTTAGGAGGTTTGGGAGTTGCCTATCTTTTAGACCTTTGGGCAAACCACAAAACTCCCTCTGTTTTTTTACTAGCGCTAGGGGGATCTTTTGTTAGTTATATATATTCCGCACCCCCTTTAAAACTCAAACAAAATGGATGGCTAGGGAACTATGCCCTTGGAGCCAGTTACATCGCCCTGCCATGGTGGGCAGGGCAAGCTCTTTTCGGACAACTTACTTGGGCCACTGCTGCCTTAACTCTGGCTTACAGCTTGGCAGGCTTAGGTATTGCCGTTATCAATGATTTCAAGAGTGTTGAAGGGGACAGGGAGCTAGGTTTGCAATCTTTACCTGTTGCATTTGGGATAAAAAAAGCAAGTTGGATAAGTGCAGGAATGATTGATGTATTTCAACTGGCGATGGTGGTAGTTCTTATTGCAATTGGTCAACACCTTGCATCAGTAATACTAATACTATTAATAATTCCACAAATGACTATGCAAGACATATGGTTACTGAGAGATCCATTGGCATTTGACGTTAAATATCAAGCGAGTGCACAACCATTTTTAATCATGGGAATGCTTGTAACAGCATTAGCTATTGGGCATAGCACTCTTACTCAAATTCTGTGA
- a CDS encoding Fe2+-dependent dioxygenase: MEYLKQNLISKGSAETIVNSILSDKESWVDGKKTAGSQAAKVKRNLQLSRDSYVSKLQADQVAQEISNNDLLKSFCLPKSIHGLMFTRTGIGDSYGMHVDNPYMSSGRSDLSFTLFLNEKDEYEGGNLCIQTMQDVKKIKLNAGQIVIYPSTSLHAVEPVTKGERIVCIGWIQSHIKSSEDRNLLFNLNAGARGILAAQGRSDELDLIFQAYSNLIRRLGD; this comes from the coding sequence ATGGAATATTTAAAACAAAATTTAATTAGCAAAGGGTCGGCCGAAACAATTGTCAATTCTATTTTAAGTGATAAAGAGTCCTGGGTAGATGGGAAAAAGACTGCTGGGAGTCAAGCAGCAAAGGTTAAGAGGAATCTTCAACTCTCAAGAGATTCTTACGTATCAAAATTACAAGCAGACCAAGTTGCCCAGGAAATTTCTAACAATGATTTATTAAAAAGCTTTTGCCTTCCTAAAAGTATTCATGGACTGATGTTTACCCGAACAGGTATTGGCGACTCTTACGGAATGCATGTTGACAATCCCTATATGAGCTCCGGGAGAAGTGACCTTTCATTTACGTTATTTTTAAACGAAAAGGATGAATATGAAGGGGGAAATTTGTGCATACAAACGATGCAAGATGTAAAAAAGATTAAATTAAATGCAGGCCAAATAGTGATCTATCCAAGCACAAGTCTTCATGCTGTTGAACCCGTCACAAAAGGGGAGCGGATCGTGTGTATAGGTTGGATACAAAGCCATATAAAAAGCAGTGAAGACAGAAACCTACTTTTTAACCTTAATGCTGGAGCACGAGGGATCCTCGCTGCTCAAGGAAGATCTGATGAACTCGACCTTATCTTTCAGGCCTACAGCAATTTAATAAGGCGACTAGGTGACTAG
- the glyQ gene encoding glycine--tRNA ligase subunit alpha: MNFQDIISSLNTFWAEQGCLLLQPYDTEKGAGTMSPHTVLRALGPEPWSVAYPEPCRRPSDGRYGDNPNRAQHYFQYQVLIKPSPDSIQETYLSSLERLGICPDQHDIRFVEDNWESPTLGAWGVGWEVWLDGMEVTQFTYFQQCGGIDCRPVSIEITYGLERLAMYLQNVESIWDLKWNNHMNYGQIWLPFEKAQCEYNFKKSDPERLNKLFALYEAEAADLISKGLPAPALDFVLKCSHTFNLLEARGVISVTERTATIGRIRNLARQAAEAWVEERGKMGFPLLKKYQIK, from the coding sequence GTGAATTTTCAGGACATTATTAGTTCTTTGAATACCTTTTGGGCTGAGCAAGGATGTCTGTTACTTCAGCCTTATGACACTGAAAAGGGGGCGGGGACGATGAGTCCTCACACTGTGCTACGAGCACTTGGTCCTGAGCCATGGTCTGTAGCTTATCCAGAGCCTTGTAGGCGTCCGTCTGATGGCAGGTATGGGGATAATCCTAATCGTGCACAGCATTACTTTCAATATCAGGTTTTAATAAAACCTTCCCCGGACAGCATTCAAGAGACTTATTTGTCTTCTCTTGAACGTCTGGGTATTTGCCCAGATCAACATGACATTAGGTTTGTTGAGGATAATTGGGAGTCGCCTACTCTTGGAGCTTGGGGGGTTGGCTGGGAAGTATGGCTTGATGGGATGGAAGTTACTCAATTTACGTATTTTCAACAATGTGGCGGTATAGATTGTCGACCCGTTTCAATTGAAATCACTTATGGACTTGAGAGGTTGGCTATGTATCTTCAAAATGTAGAAAGTATATGGGATCTTAAATGGAATAATCACATGAATTATGGGCAAATATGGCTGCCTTTTGAAAAGGCTCAATGTGAATATAATTTCAAGAAATCTGATCCTGAGCGCTTAAATAAGCTTTTTGCTTTATATGAAGCTGAGGCTGCAGACTTGATTTCCAAGGGACTCCCTGCACCAGCCCTAGATTTTGTCCTTAAATGTAGCCATACTTTTAATCTTTTAGAAGCCAGAGGAGTGATTTCGGTTACAGAAAGAACCGCAACCATTGGTAGAATTAGAAATCTTGCACGTCAAGCTGCGGAGGCCTGGGTTGAAGAAAGAGGAAAAATGGGATTCCCTTTGCTTAAAAAGTACCAAATTAAATAG
- the fldA gene encoding flavodoxin FldA has translation MPVGIYFATTTGKTEDVAERLHELLETSNPPKDLADLSSLDEFEGLDGIICGIPTWNTGADCERSGTAWDEMLETIGSMKLAGKKVAIFGLGDSSTYTENFCDAMEELHSYFVKAGAKMVGYVRKDSYTFDDSKSLLGESFCGLPLDEDSESDLTDSRLQSWAQELKHEMPELN, from the coding sequence ATGCCTGTAGGAATTTATTTCGCCACAACCACTGGTAAAACCGAAGACGTAGCAGAACGACTACATGAACTTCTCGAAACATCCAATCCACCCAAAGACCTCGCCGATCTTTCAAGCCTAGATGAGTTTGAAGGTCTTGATGGAATTATTTGTGGCATACCGACCTGGAATACTGGAGCAGATTGTGAGCGATCAGGTACAGCCTGGGACGAAATGCTTGAAACAATCGGAAGTATGAAGTTGGCAGGAAAGAAGGTCGCTATTTTTGGATTGGGAGACTCCTCTACTTATACAGAAAATTTTTGTGATGCAATGGAGGAGTTACATAGTTACTTCGTAAAAGCTGGAGCTAAAATGGTTGGGTATGTTCGCAAAGATAGCTATACATTTGATGACTCCAAAAGTCTTCTGGGAGAAAGCTTTTGTGGCTTACCACTAGATGAAGATAGTGAATCAGATTTAACTGACTCTCGACTTCAAAGCTGGGCACAAGAGCTAAAGCATGAAATGCCTGAATTAAATTAG
- a CDS encoding extracellular solute-binding protein: protein MVCSLRLTSGVLLAAFLTSCTADKALFGGDKPRPKTPSATSVQREVLVYSGRHYNTDRQIYKKFSEQTNIKIRLIEATGISLVERLKREGRNSRADLILLVDAARINNAAKEGLLQPYRSKKLDDTVPSVYRDPAGRWYGLTRRVRVIVANPSVIDVDKINTYADLAKPGLKGKVCLRKRNSVYNQSLVADQISLYGEQSTKSWLKGMINNVSEPFFGGDISLTRAVAQGICGVGITNHYYVARMLGGINGEKDKALAKKVKVITPNPAHVNVSAGGIAKYAKNKAEAIELLEFLASPDGSTGLAGPTFEHPLNGFSNSPYVRKFGNFIPDGVSIKALGSLNAKATKLMAKFGWK, encoded by the coding sequence ATGGTTTGCTCTCTAAGGCTTACCTCTGGTGTCCTTCTTGCTGCTTTCTTGACAAGTTGTACTGCTGACAAAGCTTTATTTGGTGGGGATAAGCCGCGACCTAAGACTCCTTCTGCTACTTCAGTTCAAAGAGAAGTATTAGTTTATTCTGGGCGTCATTACAATACTGATAGGCAAATTTATAAGAAATTTTCTGAGCAAACCAATATTAAAATCCGACTTATTGAGGCTACTGGAATCTCCTTAGTTGAAAGGCTTAAGCGTGAAGGTAGAAACTCAAGAGCTGATTTGATTTTGCTAGTAGATGCAGCTCGGATTAATAATGCGGCGAAAGAGGGCTTGCTTCAACCTTACCGATCTAAAAAGTTAGATGATACGGTTCCCTCTGTCTATCGTGATCCTGCTGGTAGATGGTATGGCCTTACAAGAAGGGTCCGCGTTATAGTTGCAAATCCCTCAGTAATTGATGTAGACAAGATTAATACTTATGCTGATTTGGCAAAGCCTGGTCTGAAAGGTAAGGTTTGCTTGAGAAAGAGAAATAGTGTTTACAACCAATCATTGGTGGCAGATCAAATTTCACTATATGGAGAGCAGTCAACTAAGTCTTGGTTGAAAGGGATGATTAACAATGTTTCTGAACCTTTCTTTGGTGGAGATATTTCGTTGACAAGAGCAGTAGCACAAGGAATTTGTGGAGTAGGAATTACTAATCATTATTATGTTGCAAGAATGCTTGGAGGCATAAATGGTGAAAAGGATAAGGCTTTGGCAAAAAAAGTGAAGGTCATTACTCCCAACCCCGCACATGTAAATGTTAGCGCTGGCGGTATAGCTAAGTATGCAAAAAACAAGGCTGAAGCTATTGAGTTACTTGAATTTCTAGCATCACCTGATGGGAGCACTGGTCTAGCTGGACCTACATTTGAACATCCTCTAAATGGTTTTAGCAACTCTCCATATGTACGTAAGTTTGGGAACTTCATTCCTGATGGAGTATCGATAAAGGCGTTAGGAAGTTTGAATGCCAAAGCCACGAAGTTAATGGCTAAGTTTGGCTGGAAATAA
- the ubiE gene encoding bifunctional demethylmenaquinone methyltransferase/2-methoxy-6-polyprenyl-1,4-benzoquinol methylase UbiE, which produces MRNSDPKSIEQLFDEIAPSYDKLNDLLSLGLHRIWKRQLLGWLKPTQGESWLDLCCGTGDLALVLAGRVRPSGHVLGLDSSSEQLSLAKKRSNKKPSLNISWLQADALNTGLSSDCFDGAVMAYGLRNLSNPTLGLKEMQRILKPGARAGILDFNRLLNDSFAAKFQKLYLRNFVVPIASTLGLRDQYAYLEESLKEFSDGQEQEKMALEVGFSEAVHLKLAFGQMGVLLLKN; this is translated from the coding sequence GTGCGTAATAGCGACCCTAAATCAATTGAGCAATTATTTGATGAGATTGCTCCTTCATATGACAAGTTGAATGATCTGTTAAGCCTTGGCCTACATAGAATCTGGAAAAGACAGTTGCTTGGATGGTTGAAGCCAACTCAGGGTGAGAGTTGGCTAGACCTTTGTTGTGGGACTGGAGACCTTGCCTTAGTTTTGGCTGGTCGTGTTCGACCAAGTGGCCATGTCTTAGGTTTAGATAGCTCCTCAGAGCAACTTTCTTTAGCTAAAAAGCGTTCGAATAAAAAGCCTTCCTTGAACATTTCTTGGTTGCAAGCAGATGCACTAAATACAGGACTTTCATCTGATTGTTTTGATGGAGCAGTTATGGCTTATGGACTTAGGAATTTGTCGAATCCGACATTAGGCTTAAAGGAGATGCAGCGAATTCTTAAGCCTGGAGCAAGAGCTGGAATTCTTGATTTCAATAGGCTTTTGAACGATTCATTTGCCGCTAAGTTTCAAAAACTTTATTTGCGTAATTTCGTTGTACCAATTGCCTCCACCCTTGGTTTAAGAGACCAATATGCCTACCTGGAAGAAAGTTTGAAAGAGTTTTCAGATGGACAGGAACAGGAAAAAATGGCTTTGGAGGTTGGTTTCTCAGAAGCCGTTCATTTAAAACTTGCCTTTGGACAAATGGGAGTGCTTTTACTCAAGAATTAA
- a CDS encoding type 1 glutamine amidotransferase codes for MSRLLVLQHLCREGPGLFATVALERAMTIRIVRLDQGESFPKLEPGDLLLVLGGSMGIRDKNDPKYFWMLHELDFIKEALSKRIAIVGVCLGAQLLAHVEGGKVESLLDRSSLKLKPEVGWGAIYASGRSIQDSENILFKSPFNVLHWHGDRIILPPSAELLASSKRCKEQLFKIGANAYGLQFHVEIEDQMFEQWIKEDPDFIRAGLGLDAELTLRKQQKEYGQQTLNTRFAFIRKLFQSLCS; via the coding sequence GTGTCTAGGCTGCTAGTCCTTCAACATCTGTGTAGAGAGGGGCCTGGTTTGTTTGCAACGGTTGCTTTAGAGAGAGCAATGACTATAAGGATTGTTCGATTGGATCAGGGAGAAAGTTTTCCTAAATTAGAGCCAGGGGACTTGCTTTTGGTTTTAGGTGGATCTATGGGTATCAGGGATAAAAATGATCCTAAATATTTTTGGATGCTTCATGAATTGGATTTTATAAAAGAAGCTCTTAGTAAGAGGATTGCAATTGTTGGAGTTTGCCTTGGCGCACAGCTTTTAGCACATGTTGAAGGGGGAAAGGTTGAATCTCTTCTTGATAGATCGTCGCTTAAACTAAAGCCAGAAGTAGGCTGGGGAGCAATCTATGCTAGCGGTCGTTCAATCCAAGACTCAGAGAATATTTTGTTTAAATCCCCCTTTAATGTATTACATTGGCATGGAGATAGAATCATACTGCCTCCCTCGGCAGAGCTTCTTGCAAGCAGCAAGCGTTGTAAAGAGCAGCTATTTAAGATAGGAGCTAATGCGTATGGTTTACAATTTCATGTTGAAATAGAAGACCAAATGTTTGAACAATGGATTAAAGAAGACCCAGACTTTATTAGAGCTGGTTTAGGTCTAGATGCAGAGCTGACTTTGAGAAAACAACAAAAGGAATATGGACAACAAACTTTAAATACCAGATTTGCATTTATACGGAAATTATTCCAGTCGCTTTGTTCCTGA